The following are encoded together in the Fusarium keratoplasticum isolate Fu6.1 chromosome 1, whole genome shotgun sequence genome:
- a CDS encoding Epimerase domain-containing protein, with protein MTKVLLTGGSGFIAAHILDQLLEKDYTVVTTVRSEAKAQKIRDAHPGEAADGKLEVVIVPDIAQPGAFDEVAKTPGIDAVLHTASPFHFNITDPKKDLVDPAVIGTTGILKALHASAPSVKRVVITSSFASILDEDKFTDPSTTFSEASWNPVTVNDISRSPATAYRASKTLAERAAWDFVATEKPSFDLVTVCPPLVLGPVSKHLATLESINTSNERVVSLLRGGWKDSIPPCTPVPLWIDVRDAARAHVRGLENSEAGGKRLFATAGWFSHREFVDAVQRNFPEFADKLPGPEVKGGELPPKDQIFKYNVDETNKILGIDWIKVDESAIDLVKSLKELGI; from the exons ATGACCAAGGTTCTACTCACTG GTGGCTCAGGCTTTATTGCCG CCCACATCCTCGACCAGCTTCTCGAAAAGGACTACACCGTCGTCACCACCGTCCgctccgaggccaaggcccaaaAGATCCGCGACGCCCACCCGGGAGAGGCCGCCGACGGCAAGCTCGAGGTGGTCATCGTGCCGGACATTGCTCAGCCGGGGGCTTTTGACGAGGTGGCCAAGACGCCTGGCATCGATGCCGTGTTGCACACTGCGAGCCCCTTTCACTTCAATATCA CTGATCCCAAGAAGGATCTGGTTGATCCCGCTGTTATTGGCACGACGGGTATTCTCAAGGCCCTTCACGCCTCGGCACCGTCTGTGAAGCGTGTCGTCATCACGTCGTCGTTTGCCTCAATCCTAGACGAAGACAAGTTTACTGACCCTTCAACCACCTTTTCCGAGGCGAGCTGGAACCCAGTCACCGTCAACGACATCTCGCGATCCCCTGCGACTGCTTACCGCGCCTCAAAGACTCTCGCCGAGCGTGCGGCCTGGGACTTTGTCGCTACCGAGAAGCCTTCTTTTGATCTGGTGACTGTGTGTCCGCCTCTCGTCCTCGGTCCTGTCTCCAAGCATCTCGCTACTCTGGAGAGCATCAACACATCCAACGAACGTGTCGTCAGCCTGCTCCGCGGCGGTTGGAAGGATAGTATCCCCCCATGCACACCCGTGCCCCTCTGGATCGACGTCCGAGATGCCGCCCGCGCCCACGTCCGCGGTCTAGAGAACTCCGAAGCTGGTGGTAAGCGACTCTTTGCCACAGCCGGCTGGTTCTCCCACCGCGAGTTTGTCGACGCTGTGCAGCGCAACTTTCCCGAGTTTGCAGACAAGCTGCCTGGGCCCGAGGTCAAGGGGGGCGAGTTACCGCCAAAGGACCAGATCTTCAAGTACAACGTTGACGAGACCAACAAGATTCTGGGCATCGACTGGATCAAGGTTGACGAGAGTGCCATTGACTTGGTCAAGTCGCTGAAGGAGCTGGGCATTTAA